Proteins from a genomic interval of Streptomyces sp. Tu6071:
- a CDS encoding DUF3107 domain-containing protein translates to MEVKIGVQHAPREIVVESGQSADEVEKAVADALGGTSPLLSLEDDKGRKILVPAAKLAYVEIGESAPRKVGFGVA, encoded by the coding sequence GTGGAGGTCAAGATCGGGGTGCAGCACGCGCCGCGCGAGATCGTTGTCGAGAGCGGGCAGAGCGCCGACGAGGTCGAGAAGGCCGTGGCCGACGCGCTCGGGGGCACGTCCCCGCTGCTGAGCCTGGAGGACGACAAGGGCCGCAAGATCCTCGTCCCCGCCGCGAAGCTCGCGTACGTGGAGATCGGCGAGTCCGCTCCCCGCAAGGTCGGCTTCGGCGTGGCCTGA
- a CDS encoding NYN domain-containing protein translates to MNQESVDIGARLDRIDRLLAQIAGELAGAATHAIFVDAGYLYAAAGRLVTGTEDRKGFELDAQGLIDALVDCASHVFPHSRLLRVYWYDGARRRIHTAEQQSIAELPDVKVRLGNLNANNQQKGVDSLIRGDLESLARHRAIGDAVLLGGDEDLVPAVEAAQDFGARVHLWGIEAPEGLRNQADPLLWEVDTQRTLDLAFLKPYAVRRTVVTFDDAVVPRPTWDDVHFVGKRVAATWYSTKGPETLAALLPGPYLPGPVDQDLLIEAEALLQYSLRAQPDLRRALRDGFWEHVRTLFPTPDSAPEAGPRG, encoded by the coding sequence ATGAACCAGGAATCCGTGGACATCGGCGCCCGACTCGACCGCATCGACCGGCTCCTCGCCCAGATCGCGGGGGAACTCGCCGGAGCCGCGACCCACGCGATCTTCGTCGACGCCGGATATCTCTACGCGGCGGCGGGCCGGCTCGTCACGGGCACGGAGGACCGCAAGGGCTTCGAACTCGATGCCCAGGGCCTGATCGACGCGCTCGTCGACTGCGCGAGCCACGTCTTCCCGCACAGCAGACTCCTGCGCGTCTACTGGTACGACGGCGCCAGGCGCCGCATCCACACCGCCGAACAACAGTCCATCGCCGAGCTGCCCGACGTCAAGGTCCGCCTCGGCAACCTCAACGCCAACAACCAGCAGAAGGGCGTGGACTCCCTCATCCGCGGCGACCTCGAATCCCTCGCCCGCCACCGCGCCATCGGCGACGCCGTCCTCCTCGGCGGCGACGAGGACCTCGTCCCCGCCGTCGAGGCCGCGCAGGACTTCGGCGCGCGCGTCCACCTGTGGGGCATCGAGGCGCCCGAGGGCCTGCGCAACCAGGCCGACCCGCTCCTGTGGGAGGTCGACACGCAGCGCACGCTCGACCTCGCCTTCCTCAAGCCGTACGCGGTCCGCCGCACCGTCGTCACCTTCGACGACGCCGTCGTCCCCCGTCCCACCTGGGACGACGTCCACTTCGTCGGCAAGCGCGTCGCCGCCACCTGGTACAGCACCAAGGGCCCCGAGACCCTCGCGGCGCTCCTCCCCGGGCCCTACCTCCCCGGCCCGGTCGACCAGGACCTCCTCATCGAGGCCGAGGCGCTCCTCCAGTACTCCCTGCGCGCCCAGCCCGACCTGCGCCGCGCCCTGCGCGACGGCTTCTGGGAGCACGTGAGGACCCTCTTCCCGACCCCGGACAGCGCGCCGGAAGCGGGACCGCGGGGCTGA
- a CDS encoding alpha/beta fold hydrolase codes for MSPEPSSLPAAAEPRVSPVPVAPGEELRTRHLPGRTLAVRSVPPPREGLPPALYVHGLGGSSLNWSALLRLLREDLEGEALDLPGFGDSPPPDDGDYGISAQARSVVALLEARGRGPVHLVGNSMGGAIVTRVAAARPDLVRTLTLVSPALPEIRVQRSAVPTGLLAVPGVTALFHRISRDWTAEDRVRGVLALCYGDPRRVDEAGFRQAVAEMERRLTLPYFWDAMTRSARAIVNAYTLGGQHNLWRQAERVLAPTLLVYGARDQLVSYRMARKAARSFRDSRLLTLPEAGHVAMMEYPETVADAIRTHVRRNGRDD; via the coding sequence GTGTCCCCGGAACCGTCTTCCCTGCCCGCCGCCGCCGAACCCCGGGTGAGCCCCGTCCCTGTCGCCCCGGGCGAGGAGCTGCGCACCCGCCACCTGCCGGGCCGCACGCTCGCCGTGCGCTCCGTGCCGCCCCCGCGCGAGGGACTGCCCCCGGCCCTGTACGTGCACGGGCTCGGCGGCTCCTCGCTCAACTGGTCCGCGCTGCTGCGGCTGCTGCGCGAGGACCTGGAGGGCGAGGCGCTCGACCTGCCGGGTTTCGGGGACTCCCCGCCGCCCGACGACGGCGACTACGGCATCTCGGCGCAGGCCCGCTCCGTCGTCGCGCTCCTGGAGGCGCGCGGGCGCGGCCCCGTGCACCTCGTCGGCAACTCGATGGGCGGCGCCATCGTCACCCGAGTGGCCGCCGCGCGCCCCGACCTCGTCCGCACCCTCACGCTCGTCTCGCCCGCCCTCCCGGAGATACGGGTGCAGCGCAGCGCCGTGCCCACCGGGCTGCTCGCCGTCCCCGGCGTCACCGCGCTCTTCCACCGCATCTCGCGGGACTGGACCGCCGAGGACCGGGTGCGCGGCGTGCTCGCGCTCTGCTACGGCGATCCCCGGCGCGTCGACGAGGCCGGGTTCCGGCAGGCGGTCGCCGAGATGGAACGGCGCCTGACGCTCCCGTACTTCTGGGACGCGATGACCCGCTCCGCGCGCGCGATCGTCAACGCGTACACGCTCGGCGGGCAGCACAATCTGTGGCGCCAGGCCGAACGCGTCCTCGCGCCCACGCTCCTCGTCTACGGCGCCCGTGACCAGCTCGTCTCGTACCGCATGGCCCGCAAGGCGGCCAGGTCGTTCCGTGATTCCCGGCTGCTGACCCTGCCCGAGGCGGGCCACGTCGCGATGATGGAATACCCCGAGACCGTCGCGGACGCGATCCGTACGCACGTGAGACGGAACGGGCGGGACGACTGA
- a CDS encoding TetR/AcrR family transcriptional regulator, giving the protein MSAIEQTEAARPRGTRLPRRARRNQLLGAAQEVFVAQGYHAAAMDDIAERAGVSKPVLYQHFPGKLDLYLALLDQHCEALLQAVRAALASTTDNKQRVQATMDAYFGYVEDDGGAFRLVFESDLTNEPAVRERVDRVTAQCAEAICDVIAEDTGLSRDESMLLASGLGGLAQVVARSWLHSDRSVPRDTAVQLLASLAWRGIAGFPLYGSEQAQGD; this is encoded by the coding sequence GTGAGCGCCATCGAGCAGACAGAGGCAGCGCGCCCGAGGGGCACCCGGCTGCCGCGCCGCGCGCGCCGGAACCAGCTCCTCGGCGCGGCGCAGGAGGTCTTCGTCGCGCAGGGCTACCACGCGGCGGCGATGGACGACATCGCCGAGCGCGCCGGGGTGAGCAAGCCGGTCCTCTACCAGCACTTCCCCGGGAAGCTCGACCTGTACCTCGCGCTGCTCGACCAGCACTGCGAGGCGTTGCTCCAGGCGGTGCGCGCGGCGCTCGCCTCGACGACGGACAACAAGCAGCGCGTGCAGGCGACGATGGACGCCTACTTCGGCTACGTCGAGGACGACGGCGGCGCCTTCCGGCTCGTCTTCGAGTCGGACCTGACCAACGAGCCCGCGGTGCGCGAGCGCGTGGACCGGGTAACGGCGCAGTGCGCGGAGGCGATCTGCGACGTCATCGCGGAGGACACGGGCCTCTCGCGCGACGAGTCGATGCTGCTCGCCTCCGGGCTCGGCGGCCTCGCGCAGGTCGTGGCCCGCTCCTGGCTGCACAGCGACCGCAGCGTGCCGCGCGACACGGCGGTCCAGTTGCTCGCCTCGCTCGCCTGGCGCGGCATCGCGGGCTTCCCGCTGTACGGGAGCGAGCAGGCGCAGGGCGACTGA
- a CDS encoding ABC transporter permease, with translation MSEALLTAGGGGAPAGPAPGARTFWRRLRARRSALLAAGVVLLLVLVAVLAPLLTALEGQDPTTYHPSLVDSATGGVPIGSFGGVSGGHWLGVEPQTGRDLFARLVYGARVSLGIAFFATTLQVILGVVLGLAAALGNKLVDQLISRVTDITVALPMNILALALLAVAPGFLPRAVLLALIMGLIGWTGTSRIVRAQAKSLAALDHVAAARLSGWSTWRIARRELLPSLAAPVIGYTVLLFPGNIITEAGLSFLGVGIIPPTPSWGQMITDANTWYQAAPTYLLLPAGLLFLTVLSLTVFGEGVRTALDPRAESRLATGTRKLRGRLRGERAKSAAQARTGAESAAGPGTGAGSAAPTGAGSPAEPRTGAQAPVPAPRDDEGDAR, from the coding sequence ATGTCCGAAGCACTCCTCACCGCCGGTGGCGGCGGGGCCCCCGCCGGGCCCGCGCCCGGGGCCCGCACCTTCTGGCGACGCCTGCGCGCCCGCCGCTCGGCGCTCCTCGCCGCGGGCGTCGTCCTCCTCCTCGTCCTCGTCGCCGTCCTCGCCCCGCTGCTCACCGCGCTCGAAGGCCAGGACCCGACGACGTACCACCCCTCGCTCGTCGACTCCGCGACCGGCGGCGTCCCGATCGGCTCCTTCGGCGGCGTGAGCGGCGGCCACTGGCTCGGCGTCGAACCGCAGACGGGCCGCGACCTCTTCGCACGCCTCGTCTACGGCGCCCGCGTCTCGCTCGGCATCGCCTTCTTCGCCACGACGCTCCAGGTCATCCTCGGCGTCGTGCTCGGCCTCGCGGCGGCGCTCGGCAACAAGCTGGTCGACCAGCTCATCAGCCGCGTCACGGACATCACCGTCGCCCTGCCGATGAACATCCTCGCCCTCGCGCTGCTCGCCGTGGCCCCCGGCTTCCTGCCCCGCGCCGTGCTGCTCGCGCTCATCATGGGCCTCATCGGGTGGACCGGGACCTCGCGCATCGTCCGCGCGCAGGCCAAGTCGCTCGCCGCGCTCGACCACGTCGCGGCGGCACGCCTGAGCGGCTGGAGCACGTGGCGCATCGCGCGCCGCGAACTGCTGCCCTCGCTCGCCGCGCCCGTCATCGGCTACACCGTGCTGCTCTTCCCCGGCAACATCATCACCGAGGCCGGGCTCTCCTTCCTCGGCGTCGGCATCATCCCGCCGACCCCCTCGTGGGGCCAGATGATCACCGACGCCAACACGTGGTACCAGGCCGCGCCCACCTACCTGCTGCTGCCCGCCGGGCTGCTCTTCCTCACCGTCCTCTCGCTCACCGTGTTCGGCGAGGGCGTGCGCACGGCGCTCGACCCGCGCGCCGAGTCCCGGCTCGCGACGGGCACGCGGAAGCTGCGCGGGCGGCTGCGCGGCGAGCGCGCGAAGAGCGCGGCACAGGCCCGTACCGGCGCGGAGAGCGCGGCCGGTCCCGGCACCGGCGCGGGGAGCGCGGCTCCCACCGGCGCGGGGAGCCCGGCCGAGCCCCGTACCGGCGCGCAGGCCCCCGTGCCCGCCCCGCGCGACGACGAAGGTGACGCCCGATGA
- a CDS encoding Ms4533A family Cys-rich leader peptide, which produces MSNARITPQYAFELALIGVTALCVADIICL; this is translated from the coding sequence ATGTCGAACGCCCGCATCACGCCGCAGTACGCCTTTGAGCTCGCGCTCATCGGTGTCACCGCGCTGTGCGTGGCCGACATCATCTGTCTCTGA
- a CDS encoding ferritin-like fold-containing protein has translation METSDTAAATTARDWAASSAEPHYRDAVVDLLGALAYGELAAFERLAEDAKLAPGLKDKAELAKMASAEFHHFEKLRDRLTEIDAEPAEAMQPFATALDAFHQQTAPSDWLEGLVKAYVGDSIASDFYREVAVRLDTDTKDLVLTVLADTGHADFAVEKVRAAIEADPRVGGRLALWARRLMGEALSQAQRVVADRDALSTMLVGGLADGFDLAEVGRMFSRITEAHTKRMAALGLAS, from the coding sequence ATGGAGACGTCAGACACCGCCGCCGCGACCACCGCCCGCGACTGGGCCGCGAGCTCCGCCGAGCCGCACTACAGGGACGCGGTCGTCGACCTCCTCGGCGCCCTCGCCTACGGCGAGCTGGCCGCCTTCGAGCGCCTCGCCGAGGACGCCAAGCTCGCCCCGGGCCTCAAGGACAAGGCGGAGCTGGCCAAGATGGCCTCCGCCGAGTTCCACCACTTCGAGAAGCTGCGCGACCGGCTCACCGAGATCGACGCCGAGCCCGCCGAGGCGATGCAGCCCTTCGCGACCGCGCTCGACGCCTTCCACCAGCAGACGGCGCCCTCGGACTGGCTGGAGGGGCTGGTCAAGGCGTACGTGGGCGACTCGATCGCGAGCGACTTCTACCGCGAGGTCGCGGTGCGCCTCGACACGGACACGAAGGACCTCGTCCTCACCGTCCTCGCCGACACGGGGCACGCGGACTTCGCCGTCGAGAAGGTGCGCGCCGCGATCGAGGCGGACCCGCGCGTCGGGGGCCGCCTCGCGCTGTGGGCGCGGCGCCTGATGGGCGAGGCCCTCTCGCAGGCGCAGCGGGTCGTGGCGGACCGCGACGCCCTCTCGACGATGCTCGTCGGCGGGCTGGCGGACGGCTTCGACCTCGCGGAGGTGGGCCGGATGTTCTCGCGGATCACGGAGGCGCACACGAAGCGGATGGCGGCGCTGGGCCTGGCCTCCTGA
- a CDS encoding MarC family protein translates to MFDFAVFGSLFLTLFVIMDPPGITPIFLALTAGRPAKMQRHMAFQAVCVAFGVIVVFGILGQQILDYLHVSVPALMIAGGLLLLLIALDLLTGKTDEPQQTKDVNVALVPLGMPLLAGPGAIVSVILAVQHADSVSTQISVWCAILAMHLVLWATMRYSLVIIRVIKDGGVVLVTRLAGMMLSAIAVQQIINGITQVIKGA, encoded by the coding sequence GTGTTCGACTTCGCCGTCTTCGGCTCGCTCTTCCTGACCCTCTTCGTGATCATGGACCCGCCCGGGATCACGCCGATCTTCCTCGCCCTCACCGCCGGGCGCCCCGCCAAGATGCAGCGCCACATGGCCTTCCAGGCGGTGTGCGTCGCCTTCGGCGTCATCGTCGTCTTCGGCATCCTCGGGCAGCAGATCCTCGACTACCTGCACGTCTCGGTGCCCGCGCTGATGATCGCGGGCGGGCTGCTCCTGCTCCTCATCGCGCTCGACCTGCTCACCGGCAAGACCGACGAGCCCCAGCAGACCAAGGACGTCAACGTCGCCCTCGTCCCGCTCGGCATGCCGCTCCTCGCCGGCCCCGGCGCGATCGTCTCCGTCATCCTCGCCGTGCAGCACGCCGACTCGGTGAGCACGCAGATCTCGGTGTGGTGCGCGATCCTCGCCATGCACCTCGTGCTGTGGGCGACGATGCGGTACTCGCTCGTCATCATCCGCGTCATCAAGGACGGCGGCGTCGTCCTCGTGACCCGCCTCGCGGGCATGATGCTCTCCGCGATCGCGGTCCAGCAGATCATCAACGGGATCACGCAGGTCATCAAGGGCGCGTGA
- a CDS encoding alpha/beta fold hydrolase — protein sequence MSRPPTFVPPPGTDRLTVPTARGEFAALASGDARAPVALLLPGFTGSKEDFLPLLPALGAGGYRVVSVDGRGQYETEGPESPEAYAPEELAADVRALARALGGRAHLLGHSLGGLISRAAVIAEPALFVSLTIMSAGPAATSQGQIEKLALLSQALGAMEKGAVWEAMAALESPEAAEAAARPATERDRRLRERWLRTRTVQLLTTGKQLATEPDRVEELAASGVPVHVVSGESDDTWPVEWLDAMALRLGAPRTRVAGAGHSPNTDRPKETAEALLAFWDAHPAE from the coding sequence ATGAGCAGGCCGCCCACCTTCGTCCCCCCGCCCGGCACCGACCGCCTCACGGTCCCGACCGCGCGCGGGGAGTTCGCCGCGCTCGCGAGCGGCGACGCGCGGGCACCCGTGGCGCTGCTGCTGCCCGGCTTCACGGGGAGCAAGGAGGACTTCCTGCCGCTCCTGCCCGCGCTCGGCGCCGGGGGCTACCGCGTCGTCTCCGTCGACGGCAGGGGGCAGTACGAGACCGAGGGTCCCGAGTCGCCCGAGGCGTACGCGCCCGAGGAGCTCGCCGCCGACGTGCGCGCGCTCGCGCGGGCGCTCGGCGGGCGCGCCCACCTGCTCGGGCACTCGCTCGGCGGGCTCATCTCGCGCGCCGCCGTCATCGCCGAGCCCGCCCTCTTCGTGAGCCTCACGATCATGTCCGCCGGGCCCGCGGCGACCTCCCAGGGGCAGATCGAGAAGCTCGCGCTGCTCTCGCAGGCGCTCGGCGCGATGGAGAAGGGCGCCGTGTGGGAGGCCATGGCGGCGCTGGAGTCCCCCGAGGCCGCCGAGGCCGCCGCGCGCCCGGCCACCGAGCGGGACCGCCGGCTGCGGGAGCGGTGGCTCCGTACCCGTACCGTGCAACTCCTCACCACCGGGAAGCAGTTGGCGACCGAGCCGGACCGGGTCGAGGAGCTGGCCGCGAGCGGGGTGCCGGTGCACGTCGTGTCGGGCGAGAGCGACGACACGTGGCCGGTCGAGTGGCTGGACGCGATGGCGCTGCGGCTCGGGGCGCCGAGGACCCGGGTCGCGGGCGCGGGGCACTCCCCCAACACGGACCGCCCGAAGGAGACGGCGGAGGCCCTGCTCGCCTTCTGGGACGCGCACCCGGCGGAGTGA
- a CDS encoding ABC transporter substrate-binding protein, with protein sequence MSRSPLPGSARRSVRTRGTAALVVSLVLAGGLAACGPDDSDSASSGPAKGGATGASGAPHKGGTLTVLNAQPTTDFDPARLYTSGGGNIPSLVFRTLTTRARENGAAGSKVVPDLATDTGTPSKNATVWTYHLKKGLKYEDGSPITSADIKYGIERSFAGELSGGAPYLRDWLIGGADYQGPYKDKGKGLDSIETPDDLTIVFHLNKPEGEFPFLATQTQFAPVPKKKDTGTKYESHPVSSGPYKVVSNENDGERITLARNTQWSAGNDDQRKAYPDKIDVRSGLDSAVINQRLSASVGKDAAAITTDTNLGPAELAKVTGDKKLASRVGTGHFGYTNYLAFNPKVKPFDNPKVREAIAYAVNRTSVVNAAGGSALAEPATTFLPDQKSFGYTKYDPFPAGDSGNPQKAKELLKEAGYGKGLTITLYHNNAKNFATSPEVATALQDALAKAGVKVRLKGLESSDYSDTVYSVKTEPGAFLAGWGADWPSGGPFLGPIFDGRQIVEDGYNFNSGRLNDPAVNKEIDEINKVTDLDEAAKRWGALDKKIGEQALTVPLFHPVYKRLVGTAVKNVVISDWTGVLDISQVAVK encoded by the coding sequence ATGTCCCGTTCCCCCCTGCCCGGCTCCGCCCGCAGATCCGTCCGTACGCGCGGGACCGCCGCGCTCGTCGTGAGCCTCGTCCTCGCCGGGGGCCTCGCCGCCTGCGGCCCGGACGACAGCGACTCCGCCTCCTCCGGCCCGGCCAAGGGCGGTGCCACGGGGGCGAGCGGCGCCCCGCACAAGGGCGGCACCCTCACCGTCCTCAACGCGCAGCCCACCACCGACTTCGACCCCGCCCGGCTCTACACCTCCGGCGGCGGCAACATCCCCTCGCTCGTCTTCCGCACCCTCACGACGCGCGCCCGCGAGAACGGCGCCGCCGGCTCCAAGGTCGTCCCCGACCTCGCGACGGACACCGGGACCCCGAGCAAGAACGCCACGGTGTGGACGTACCACCTCAAGAAGGGCCTGAAGTACGAGGACGGCTCGCCCATCACGAGCGCCGACATCAAGTACGGCATCGAGCGCTCCTTCGCGGGCGAGCTGTCCGGCGGCGCCCCGTACCTGCGCGACTGGCTCATCGGCGGAGCGGACTACCAGGGCCCGTACAAGGACAAGGGCAAGGGCCTCGACTCGATCGAGACGCCGGACGACCTCACGATCGTCTTCCATCTGAACAAGCCCGAGGGCGAGTTCCCCTTCCTCGCCACGCAGACGCAGTTCGCGCCCGTGCCGAAGAAGAAGGACACCGGCACGAAGTACGAGAGCCACCCCGTCTCCTCGGGCCCGTACAAGGTCGTCTCGAACGAGAACGACGGCGAGCGCATCACCCTCGCGCGCAACACCCAGTGGTCCGCGGGCAACGACGACCAGCGCAAGGCGTACCCCGACAAGATCGACGTCCGCTCCGGGCTCGACTCCGCCGTCATCAACCAGCGGCTTTCGGCCAGTGTCGGCAAGGACGCCGCCGCGATCACGACCGACACCAACCTCGGCCCCGCCGAACTCGCCAAGGTCACCGGCGACAAGAAGCTCGCCTCGCGCGTCGGCACCGGGCACTTCGGCTACACGAACTACCTCGCCTTCAACCCGAAGGTGAAGCCCTTCGACAACCCGAAGGTCCGCGAGGCCATCGCCTACGCCGTCAACCGCACCTCCGTCGTCAACGCCGCGGGCGGCTCCGCGCTCGCCGAGCCCGCCACGACCTTCCTGCCCGACCAGAAGTCCTTCGGCTACACGAAGTACGACCCCTTCCCGGCCGGGGACAGCGGCAACCCGCAAAAGGCCAAGGAGCTGCTGAAGGAGGCAGGTTACGGCAAGGGCCTCACGATCACGCTCTACCACAACAACGCGAAGAACTTCGCGACGAGCCCCGAGGTCGCGACCGCCCTCCAGGACGCCCTCGCCAAGGCCGGTGTCAAGGTCAGGCTCAAGGGCCTCGAATCGAGCGACTACAGCGACACCGTCTACAGCGTGAAGACCGAGCCCGGCGCCTTCCTCGCCGGGTGGGGAGCCGACTGGCCCTCCGGCGGGCCCTTCCTCGGCCCGATCTTCGACGGCCGCCAGATCGTCGAGGACGGCTACAACTTCAACTCCGGCCGCCTGAACGACCCCGCGGTGAACAAGGAGATCGACGAGATCAACAAGGTCACCGACCTCGACGAGGCCGCGAAGCGCTGGGGCGCGCTGGACAAGAAGATCGGCGAGCAGGCCCTCACCGTGCCGCTCTTCCACCCCGTCTACAAGCGGCTCGTCGGCACCGCCGTCAAGAACGTCGTGATCAGCGACTGGACCGGCGTGCTCGACATCTCGCAGGTCGCGGTCAAGTAG
- a CDS encoding DUF3152 domain-containing protein yields MGRHRRPPNPQDRTPGAASAPPSPDAARARAREVPAQGAPGAAPRPQDAPAPRAQPPAPRAAAEGPEFRQPLPPARTPAPHVRGPHPEAAEPARPGVSEGLLGGGEREDAPDDGPRRDYLDAFDRPFGAPATPAAPARAEGARPGTDDEDDVDLFTPRTRTPPPPGAATPDAEGAKAGDGDGGDGEGDGPARTAGAGRGGHKGRLLAGACAAALTLGLAVAVSGQHHDGATSLDAKTQAAPPSVDAKRSVPSERPSPSAPPTYDELMGRTYPLAADAKGPGTFTTVPGSARAPRQGARLLSYRVDVEDGLKLDGQLFADAVQKTLNDDRSWAHQRQRAFQRISEGQPDFVVTLASPGTTADWCAKSGLDTTVDNVSCDSAATPRVMINAYRWAQGSTTYGDAIHPYRQMLINHEVGHRLGHNHVSCTQDGQLAPVMQQQTKFLDHDGITCLPNPWPYPKN; encoded by the coding sequence GTGGGACGACACCGCCGTCCGCCGAACCCGCAGGACCGTACGCCGGGCGCGGCCTCCGCCCCGCCGTCCCCCGATGCCGCCCGCGCGAGAGCCCGCGAGGTCCCGGCCCAGGGCGCCCCGGGCGCGGCGCCGCGCCCTCAGGACGCCCCCGCGCCGCGCGCCCAGCCACCCGCGCCGCGCGCGGCGGCCGAGGGGCCGGAGTTCCGCCAGCCGCTGCCCCCCGCCCGCACCCCCGCACCCCACGTGCGCGGCCCGCACCCCGAGGCCGCCGAGCCCGCGCGGCCCGGCGTGAGCGAGGGACTGCTCGGCGGCGGGGAGCGAGAGGACGCGCCGGACGACGGACCCCGGCGCGACTACCTCGACGCCTTCGACCGGCCCTTCGGCGCCCCCGCGACGCCCGCCGCCCCCGCCCGCGCCGAGGGCGCGCGGCCCGGCACGGACGACGAGGACGACGTCGACCTCTTCACGCCCCGTACCAGGACCCCGCCGCCCCCCGGCGCCGCCACCCCGGACGCGGAGGGCGCGAAGGCCGGGGACGGCGACGGCGGGGACGGGGAGGGCGACGGCCCCGCGCGCACCGCCGGGGCCGGTCGCGGCGGGCACAAGGGGCGGCTCCTCGCCGGGGCCTGCGCCGCCGCGCTCACGCTCGGCCTCGCGGTCGCCGTCTCCGGGCAGCACCACGACGGCGCGACGTCGCTCGACGCGAAGACGCAGGCCGCGCCGCCCTCCGTGGACGCCAAGCGGTCCGTGCCCAGCGAGCGCCCCTCGCCCTCCGCCCCGCCCACGTACGACGAGCTGATGGGCCGCACGTACCCGCTCGCCGCCGACGCCAAGGGGCCCGGGACCTTCACGACCGTCCCGGGCAGCGCGCGGGCCCCGCGCCAGGGCGCGCGACTGCTGAGCTACCGCGTCGACGTCGAGGACGGCCTCAAGCTCGACGGGCAGCTCTTCGCCGACGCCGTGCAGAAGACCCTCAACGACGACCGGAGCTGGGCCCACCAGCGCCAGCGCGCCTTCCAGCGGATCTCCGAGGGGCAGCCCGATTTCGTCGTGACCCTCGCGAGCCCGGGGACGACCGCCGACTGGTGCGCCAAGTCCGGGCTCGACACGACCGTCGACAACGTCTCGTGCGACTCCGCGGCGACCCCCCGCGTCATGATCAACGCCTACCGCTGGGCGCAGGGCTCGACGACGTACGGCGACGCGATCCACCCGTACCGGCAGATGCTCATCAACCACGAGGTCGGCCACCGGCTCGGGCACAACCACGTGAGCTGCACCCAGGACGGACAGCTCGCGCCGGTCATGCAGCAGCAGACGAAATTCCTCGACCACGACGGCATCACCTGCCTGCCCAACCCCTGGCCCTACCCCAAGAACTGA
- a CDS encoding ABC transporter permease — translation MTRFLLRRLIGALLVLLLLSALVYALFYVIPGNVAQTICGPRCSPAQVAQVHDRLGLGDPVWAQYWHFLQGIFAGRDYSTGTGSEHCGAPCLGMSYRSGQPVTTLIADKLPVSGSLVVGAFVLWLVLGVGTGILSAWRRGRPTERVLTGITLAGTATPVFVIGLVLIIVFCSTLQWLPFPTYVPFGQDPEQWAWNLVLPWFSLALIESAKYARLTRGAMLETLAEDHVRTFRAYGVSERSLVVRHALRGALAPVIAMSALDVGTMFGGATLTESLFGIPGLGRALVQAVQVSDLPVVVGAVLVIGFFVVLANAVADVLYVVADRRVTLA, via the coding sequence ATGACCCGCTTCCTGCTCCGGCGCCTCATCGGCGCGCTCCTCGTCCTGCTCCTCCTCTCCGCCCTCGTCTACGCGCTCTTCTACGTCATCCCGGGGAACGTCGCCCAGACCATCTGCGGCCCGCGCTGCTCGCCCGCGCAGGTCGCGCAGGTCCACGACAGGCTCGGGCTCGGCGACCCCGTGTGGGCCCAGTACTGGCACTTCCTCCAGGGCATCTTCGCCGGCCGCGACTACTCGACGGGGACGGGCAGCGAGCACTGCGGCGCGCCCTGCCTCGGCATGTCGTACCGCAGCGGGCAGCCCGTCACGACGCTCATCGCGGACAAGCTGCCCGTCTCGGGCTCGCTCGTCGTCGGCGCCTTCGTGCTGTGGCTGGTCCTCGGCGTCGGGACGGGCATCCTCTCCGCCTGGCGGCGCGGACGGCCCACCGAGCGCGTCCTCACCGGCATCACGCTCGCCGGGACCGCGACGCCCGTCTTCGTCATCGGGCTCGTGCTCATCATCGTCTTCTGCTCCACGCTCCAGTGGCTGCCCTTCCCGACGTACGTGCCCTTCGGGCAGGACCCCGAGCAGTGGGCGTGGAACCTCGTCCTGCCCTGGTTCTCGCTCGCGCTCATCGAGTCCGCGAAGTACGCGCGGCTCACGCGCGGCGCGATGCTGGAGACCCTCGCCGAGGACCACGTGCGCACCTTCCGCGCCTACGGCGTCAGCGAGCGCTCCCTCGTCGTGCGGCACGCGCTGCGCGGCGCCCTCGCGCCCGTCATCGCGATGAGCGCGCTCGACGTGGGCACGATGTTCGGCGGCGCGACCCTCACCGAATCCCTCTTCGGCATCCCCGGGCTCGGCCGCGCGCTCGTCCAGGCCGTGCAGGTCTCCGACCTGCCGGTCGTCGTCGGCGCCGTCCTGGTGATCGGCTTCTTCGTAGTCCTGGCCAACGCCGTCGCGGACGTCCTGTACGTGGTGGCCGACCGACGGGTGACCCTCGCATGA